The following coding sequences lie in one Caproicibacterium argilliputei genomic window:
- a CDS encoding GntR family transcriptional regulator, protein MFHLDYRSGEPIYEQLYHAVTKMAAFGGFNGETQLPSVRALAQELGVNPATVQKAYQLLERDGIICSVPGKGSFLTNDPAAVTQQQNHAKKQLAAAVREARNAGLTEEDILAAIRAALGGKAT, encoded by the coding sequence GTGTTTCATTTGGATTATAGAAGCGGCGAACCGATTTATGAGCAGCTGTATCATGCCGTCACAAAGATGGCGGCGTTCGGCGGTTTTAACGGCGAAACGCAGCTGCCCAGCGTGCGTGCGCTTGCGCAGGAGCTGGGCGTGAATCCTGCCACGGTGCAGAAAGCGTATCAGCTGCTGGAGCGGGATGGCATTATCTGCTCGGTGCCCGGCAAGGGCTCCTTTTTGACTAACGACCCGGCCGCTGTCACGCAGCAGCAGAACCATGCAAAAAAGCAGCTGGCGGCAGCTGTGCGGGAAGCACGGAACGCGGGACTGACAGAAGAGGATATTTTGGCGGCGATACGCGCCGCGCTGGGAGGGAAAGCAACATGA
- a CDS encoding glycoside hydrolase family 27 protein → MLRKKDKVAMTPPMGWNSWDCWAATVNEKQLLENADYMAAHLKPFGWEYVVCDIQWSEPLAGTGEREYRNFARLTLDEYGRQMPAENRFPSAAGGAGFAPIAEKIHSMGLKFGIHIMRGIPRQAVHEHLPVLGTDVTADQVALFHSISCWNGDMYGLDPQKPESQAYYDSIFQLYAAWGVDFVKVDDICNTNMYPNNPYSAEKEIEMIRRAIDRSGRDMVLSLSPGPAVIEKAWHMEKHANMWRVTDDFWDKWELLKAMFERCEVWQKHVSPGCWPDCDMLPLGRIGMGFHSGRKTNFTRAEQVTMMTLWSIFRSPLMMGGNLPDCDNWTLSLLTNAEVLHLLKHSHDACQLVRDDTQAVWTSVDDDEGRYLALFNLCDAQAEVSCPLSELELSSAWVRDLWQKKDLGAVQGSVSALLAPHGAALLKLTRAH, encoded by the coding sequence ATGCTGCGCAAAAAAGACAAAGTGGCCATGACCCCGCCGATGGGGTGGAACAGCTGGGACTGCTGGGCTGCAACCGTGAACGAAAAACAGCTGCTGGAAAACGCCGACTATATGGCGGCGCATTTGAAGCCGTTTGGCTGGGAGTACGTGGTCTGCGACATCCAGTGGTCAGAACCGCTTGCCGGCACCGGTGAGCGGGAGTACCGCAACTTTGCCCGTCTGACGCTGGACGAATACGGCCGCCAGATGCCGGCGGAAAACCGCTTCCCCTCGGCGGCGGGCGGCGCGGGGTTCGCGCCGATTGCCGAGAAAATCCACAGCATGGGGCTGAAGTTCGGCATTCATATCATGCGCGGCATTCCGCGGCAGGCGGTGCATGAGCATCTGCCGGTGTTGGGCACAGATGTGACTGCCGACCAGGTGGCGCTGTTTCACTCCATCAGCTGTTGGAACGGCGATATGTATGGACTGGACCCCCAAAAACCGGAATCGCAGGCATACTATGACTCCATTTTTCAGCTGTATGCCGCTTGGGGTGTGGACTTCGTCAAGGTGGATGATATTTGCAATACGAATATGTACCCGAACAATCCCTATTCGGCAGAAAAAGAAATCGAAATGATTCGCCGCGCCATTGACCGCAGCGGCCGTGACATGGTGCTGAGCCTGTCGCCCGGGCCGGCGGTCATTGAAAAGGCGTGGCACATGGAAAAGCACGCAAATATGTGGCGCGTTACCGATGATTTCTGGGACAAGTGGGAACTGCTCAAGGCGATGTTTGAGCGCTGTGAGGTCTGGCAGAAGCACGTTTCTCCCGGCTGCTGGCCGGACTGCGATATGCTGCCGCTTGGGCGCATCGGCATGGGCTTTCACAGCGGCAGGAAAACCAACTTTACCCGCGCGGAGCAGGTGACCATGATGACGCTTTGGAGTATTTTTCGGTCACCGCTGATGATGGGTGGCAACCTGCCGGACTGTGACAACTGGACGCTCTCGCTGCTGACCAATGCGGAAGTTCTGCATCTGCTCAAACATTCCCACGATGCCTGTCAGCTGGTACGGGACGATACACAAGCGGTTTGGACCAGTGTGGATGATGACGAAGGGCGTTACCTGGCATTGTTTAACCTGTGTGACGCGCAGGCGGAAGTTTCCTGCCCACTGAGCGAACTGGAGCTTTCCAGTGCATGGGTGCGCGACCTGTGGCAGAAAAAAGATCTTGGCGCGGTGCAAGGCAGCGTGTCTGCTTTGCTGGCGCCGCATGGTGCAGCCCTGCTGAAGTTAACGCGGGCGCACTAA
- a CDS encoding aldose 1-epimerase family protein, with protein MITSLQSSSFTVKVDSLGAQLSSLALDGREYLWQGDPKWWPRRAPILFPIVGSLRGGQAVSEAGPCRMGRHGLARNLEHTILRQSTDSVLYELVSSAETLRQYPYPFRLQMCYRILKPGTLETRFSVTNTGTLPLPFVVGGHPAFQVPVGQASGEAFTDYSLHFSQEMTCSSPMLAETDGLLDFSRRVPVLNHAAVLPLRHSLFDHDALVLEKVPDRTVTLRGGKSGYGVRLDFADFAYLGIWSPAGEAPFVALEPWTGCSTATDEDDCLAHKRGMRLLPVGETAEYAFTITVF; from the coding sequence ATGATTACATCCCTGCAAAGCAGTTCTTTTACCGTCAAAGTAGATTCCCTCGGCGCACAGCTGAGCAGCCTTGCCCTGGACGGGCGGGAGTACCTGTGGCAGGGCGACCCCAAATGGTGGCCGCGCCGCGCGCCGATTCTGTTCCCGATTGTCGGCAGTCTGCGCGGCGGGCAGGCTGTTTCCGAAGCAGGTCCCTGCCGCATGGGCCGTCACGGGCTTGCACGCAATCTGGAACACACCATACTGCGGCAGAGCACAGATTCCGTACTTTATGAGCTGGTATCCAGCGCGGAAACTCTGCGGCAGTACCCCTACCCGTTTCGTCTGCAGATGTGCTACCGTATTTTAAAGCCCGGCACCTTAGAAACACGTTTTTCGGTGACCAACACCGGCACGCTGCCCCTGCCTTTTGTCGTGGGCGGTCACCCGGCGTTTCAAGTGCCGGTCGGTCAAGCGTCCGGCGAAGCCTTTACGGATTACAGTCTGCATTTTTCGCAGGAAATGACCTGCTCCTCTCCGATGCTTGCCGAAACAGATGGTCTGCTGGATTTTTCCCGGCGCGTTCCGGTACTGAACCATGCGGCAGTCCTGCCGCTGCGGCACAGCCTGTTTGACCACGACGCACTGGTACTGGAAAAGGTGCCCGACCGCACCGTCACGCTGCGCGGCGGCAAAAGCGGGTACGGTGTGCGGCTGGACTTTGCCGACTTTGCATACCTCGGCATCTGGTCACCGGCCGGTGAAGCGCCCTTCGTTGCACTGGAGCCTTGGACCGGCTGCAGCACCGCGACCGATGAGGATGATTGCCTTGCCCATAAACGCGGTATGCGTCTGCTCCCTGTGGGAGAAACCGCGGAATATGCATTTACCATCACGGTTTTTTGA
- a CDS encoding ArsR/SmtB family transcription factor — translation MREYLTKEETVTFCKALSSELRVDMLQYIYKHKGVSLIDLADTLGVSRAAITQNMKILTEADLVEIKPVSGQRDARKACFLKEDRFAISLGERFDSDNIYFAEIPIGQYTDYKAQPTCGIANTSSLIGIVDDPRYFDDPLRVGASILWFSSGFVEYRLPNYLQEGQHPVELQISMELSSEAPGIAENWPSDIYFYLNDTLLGSWTSPGDFGEVRGLYTPDWWFSNWNQYGLLKLLSVNQHGTFIDGAMVSPVTIQSLGLNEKSDFRFRIAAPADSVHAGGLTLFGHGFGNYNQDIKLHVIYENQA, via the coding sequence ATGCGGGAATACTTGACAAAAGAGGAGACGGTGACTTTTTGCAAAGCACTTAGCTCTGAACTGCGGGTGGATATGCTGCAGTATATTTATAAGCACAAGGGCGTCAGCCTGATTGATTTGGCAGACACGCTGGGGGTCAGCCGTGCGGCGATTACACAGAACATGAAAATTTTGACTGAGGCTGATCTGGTGGAGATCAAACCGGTCAGCGGTCAGCGGGATGCCCGCAAAGCCTGCTTTTTGAAGGAGGACCGCTTTGCAATTTCTCTGGGCGAGCGGTTTGATTCCGATAATATTTATTTTGCGGAGATTCCCATCGGGCAGTATACAGACTATAAGGCGCAGCCGACCTGCGGCATTGCGAATACCTCCTCGCTGATTGGTATTGTCGATGACCCGCGTTATTTTGACGACCCGCTGCGCGTGGGCGCCAGTATCCTTTGGTTCAGCTCCGGTTTTGTCGAGTATCGGCTGCCAAATTACCTGCAGGAGGGGCAGCACCCCGTGGAACTGCAGATTTCAATGGAGCTTTCTTCGGAAGCCCCCGGCATTGCGGAAAACTGGCCGAGCGATATTTACTTTTACCTGAACGATACCCTGCTGGGCAGTTGGACAAGTCCCGGCGATTTCGGGGAAGTGCGCGGGCTGTACACGCCGGACTGGTGGTTTTCAAATTGGAATCAGTATGGTCTGCTCAAACTGCTTTCTGTCAACCAGCACGGTACGTTCATTGATGGTGCGATGGTTTCACCCGTGACGATTCAGAGCTTGGGACTCAACGAAAAGAGCGACTTCCGGTTTCGCATTGCCGCGCCTGCGGATTCCGTGCACGCCGGTGGGCTGACGCTGTTTGGTCACGGATTTGGAAACTACAATCAGGATATTAAACTGCACGTGATTTACGAGAATCAGGCATAG
- a CDS encoding arabinan endo-1,5-alpha-L-arabinosidase → MGYNKARHLFRKTMCVVLSAVLLMGSAGCGASANHAGMEELQMPKEADFAFGTTKYSENAQVGGHDPCMIKDTSSGYYYAYSTDNSVDSTKPGKGIQIRRSKDLVNWEYVGIALSEKAILQAQDNGPDEKAVETFWAPCVQYVNGQYRLYYAATKAFGSDESRIWLATSASPQGPFENRGIVVSSWAEDGAPTGPNAIDPEIVTTPEGKTYMTYGSFFGGIFLKELKADGMAVNTDRKSADYFGTCIANKGGSAIDGPEGSSILYNKATGYYYLFLSYGWLGDTYDIRVGRSKAVTGPYKDYLGHEMTEKQTGLTTGTKLAASYRFTASKPGGTQKYTGDDWAWGGFRGPGHGSPYQDGDNFYFIHHIRDGADCYKTESDGKDTYTMHYMMVRKMYFVDGWPVLSPERYAGEKEQKISAGTLSGNWECISFTSYDNSQETSVKASLSPLGEDGTGKLELDGKSGSWSYNEGQNLLTLKLPDGSVLHAKAETCWDLENSKAALCFTGLSSDGVAWWGKSTT, encoded by the coding sequence TTGGGTTACAACAAAGCAAGACATCTATTTCGAAAAACAATGTGTGTGGTACTCAGTGCGGTTTTGCTGATGGGTTCCGCTGGCTGCGGAGCAAGTGCCAATCACGCGGGGATGGAGGAACTGCAAATGCCAAAAGAAGCAGACTTCGCTTTTGGTACGACAAAATACAGCGAAAATGCACAGGTGGGCGGTCATGATCCCTGCATGATTAAGGATACTTCCAGTGGATATTACTATGCCTATTCTACGGATAATTCGGTGGATTCGACAAAGCCGGGCAAGGGCATTCAGATTCGTCGGTCAAAAGATTTGGTGAATTGGGAGTACGTTGGAATTGCTCTGTCAGAGAAAGCTATTCTGCAGGCGCAGGACAACGGCCCAGACGAAAAGGCGGTGGAAACGTTCTGGGCGCCCTGTGTGCAGTATGTTAACGGTCAGTATCGACTGTACTACGCCGCAACAAAGGCCTTTGGCAGTGACGAATCGCGCATTTGGCTTGCAACGTCGGCTTCTCCACAAGGCCCATTTGAAAACCGGGGCATTGTTGTCAGCAGCTGGGCGGAAGATGGCGCTCCGACCGGTCCAAACGCGATTGATCCGGAAATTGTGACGACGCCGGAAGGTAAAACGTACATGACGTACGGCTCGTTTTTCGGCGGCATTTTCCTGAAAGAGCTGAAAGCGGACGGAATGGCGGTCAACACCGACCGCAAGTCGGCGGATTATTTTGGAACGTGCATTGCCAATAAGGGCGGCAGCGCAATCGATGGCCCGGAGGGGTCATCCATCCTTTATAACAAGGCGACCGGATATTACTATCTGTTTTTGTCCTATGGATGGTTGGGAGATACCTATGACATCCGTGTGGGCCGCAGTAAGGCGGTTACCGGTCCCTATAAAGATTACTTGGGTCATGAGATGACCGAAAAGCAAACGGGTCTGACCACCGGAACGAAGCTTGCCGCAAGCTACCGCTTTACGGCGTCAAAGCCGGGCGGAACGCAAAAATATACCGGCGATGACTGGGCTTGGGGTGGCTTTCGCGGACCCGGCCACGGCTCGCCGTACCAGGATGGCGATAACTTTTATTTCATTCATCATATTCGAGACGGCGCCGACTGCTATAAAACGGAATCTGATGGCAAAGATACGTATACGATGCATTATATGATGGTACGCAAAATGTACTTTGTCGATGGTTGGCCGGTGCTCAGTCCGGAGCGATACGCCGGAGAAAAAGAGCAGAAAATTTCGGCGGGTACACTTTCTGGAAATTGGGAGTGCATTTCTTTCACTAGTTATGACAACAGTCAGGAAACGTCAGTGAAGGCATCTCTCAGTCCGCTTGGAGAGGATGGAACCGGCAAGCTGGAGCTTGACGGGAAGTCCGGAAGCTGGAGTTACAATGAGGGACAGAACCTGCTGACTTTGAAACTGCCGGATGGAAGCGTTCTGCACGCGAAAGCGGAAACCTGCTGGGATCTTGAAAACAGCAAGGCAGCCCTGTGCTTTACCGGTTTGAGCAGTGACGGCGTTGCATGGTGGGGAAAGTCCACAACCTAA
- the arfA gene encoding arabinosylfuranosidase ArfA, which produces MKQAKLHVEKDFRVAQVDDRLFSSFLEHLGRAIYTGIYEPEHPLADANGYRTDVLKLIQQLGISHIRYPGGNFLSGYDWKDGIGPKAERPRRLDLAWHTIESNQFGIDEFYDWSQKAGTQIMGAVNMGTGTPKDAGQLVEYCNYPGGTYWSDLRAKNGHKDPLNIKLWCIGNEMDGEWQICHLDADDYGKKAVEAAKIMRWIDDSIELVACGSASTMQKTYPEWDRKVMEYTYDYVDYLSLHRYYENEGNDFDFLASFVDMDRFIHTLEGTADYVKALKRGSKDINFSFDEWNVWYQLKQKAHPWQEAPEILEDHYTLLDALVFAGMSMTLLNHADRVKIACLAQLVNVIAPIFTKKGGGVLKQSIFYPFAYLSKYGRGTVLKPVVTAPAAESRYGETPLLQQSVVYNEQEKTVTVFALNIGAEEMQLTLNLRSFGEVTMQEHICMAGDLSAVNTFAQPDAVVPKQLPVQQGTLRTCDVVLPPQSYHVLRFKL; this is translated from the coding sequence ATGAAACAGGCAAAACTGCACGTTGAAAAGGATTTTCGCGTTGCACAGGTGGACGACCGGCTGTTCAGCTCGTTTTTGGAACATCTGGGGCGCGCCATTTACACAGGCATTTATGAGCCGGAGCATCCGCTGGCGGATGCAAACGGCTACCGGACGGATGTGCTCAAACTTATTCAGCAGCTGGGCATTTCCCATATCCGCTACCCCGGCGGCAACTTTCTTTCCGGTTACGACTGGAAAGACGGCATTGGCCCCAAGGCGGAACGTCCGCGCCGGTTGGACTTGGCGTGGCACACGATTGAGAGCAACCAGTTCGGCATTGATGAATTTTACGACTGGAGCCAAAAGGCGGGCACGCAGATTATGGGCGCGGTCAATATGGGCACCGGCACGCCCAAAGACGCAGGGCAGCTGGTGGAGTACTGCAACTATCCCGGCGGCACGTACTGGAGCGATTTGCGTGCAAAGAACGGCCATAAAGACCCCCTGAACATCAAGCTCTGGTGCATCGGAAACGAGATGGACGGCGAATGGCAGATTTGCCACCTGGATGCGGACGACTACGGCAAAAAAGCAGTGGAAGCCGCAAAAATCATGCGCTGGATTGACGACAGCATCGAGTTGGTCGCCTGCGGCAGTGCCAGCACCATGCAGAAGACATACCCGGAGTGGGACCGCAAGGTGATGGAATACACCTACGATTATGTGGACTATCTGTCACTGCACCGCTACTACGAAAACGAGGGTAATGACTTCGATTTCCTCGCTTCGTTTGTGGATATGGACCGCTTCATTCACACCTTAGAGGGTACCGCAGACTACGTCAAGGCGCTTAAGCGCGGCAGCAAAGACATCAACTTCTCCTTTGATGAGTGGAACGTCTGGTATCAGCTCAAGCAGAAGGCACATCCGTGGCAGGAGGCGCCGGAGATTCTGGAAGACCACTACACACTGTTGGATGCACTGGTGTTTGCCGGGATGAGCATGACGCTGCTGAACCACGCAGACCGTGTGAAGATTGCGTGCTTAGCGCAGCTGGTCAACGTCATCGCGCCGATTTTCACGAAAAAGGGCGGCGGCGTTCTCAAGCAGAGCATTTTCTACCCGTTCGCTTATCTGTCGAAGTACGGCCGTGGCACGGTGCTCAAGCCGGTCGTCACAGCGCCGGCCGCCGAGAGCCGCTACGGTGAAACGCCGCTGCTGCAGCAGAGCGTGGTTTACAACGAGCAGGAAAAGACGGTCACCGTGTTTGCGCTGAACATCGGCGCGGAAGAGATGCAGCTTACGCTGAACCTGCGTTCCTTCGGGGAAGTGACCATGCAGGAGCACATCTGCATGGCAGGTGACCTTTCCGCTGTCAATACGTTTGCGCAGCCGGACGCGGTTGTGCCAAAGCAGCTTCCGGTACAGCAGGGGACGCTGCGCACCTGCGACGTCGTTCTGCCGCCGCAGTCCTATCATGTGCTGCGCTTTAAATTGTAA
- a CDS encoding carbohydrate ABC transporter permease — MAKANAVSMPRGVASRRTRIINIIITIVLWLGAIVMVFPLIYMVFMSFMTKNQILSANFSILPHPWVFGKYSEVLQKGNFISGVINSFTVAIPVLLFGGFSSTLAAFAFSKMHFRGRKVIFFVLLSAIMMPFAAVMIPQYVMFTNIGWTDTLLPLIIPGCLGNIGMIFFLQQNAGGVPSSLIEAAKIDGCGYFRIYWQMYLPLMKGAIATQLILWFMGIWNDYLAPTIFLQDESKWTLQVVIRSFNSYYAVQSDYALIMAASVIAMIPTLLLFFFFQRYIIESVAITGMKS, encoded by the coding sequence ATGGCGAAGGCAAATGCTGTTTCGATGCCGCGGGGAGTAGCTTCTAGAAGAACCCGCATTATCAATATTATTATTACAATTGTATTGTGGCTTGGCGCGATTGTAATGGTATTTCCACTGATTTACATGGTCTTTATGTCGTTTATGACGAAAAATCAGATTCTTTCCGCAAATTTTTCGATTTTGCCGCATCCGTGGGTGTTCGGAAAATACAGTGAAGTGCTGCAAAAAGGCAACTTTATTAGTGGCGTTATCAACAGCTTTACAGTTGCAATACCGGTACTGCTGTTTGGCGGCTTCAGTTCCACACTGGCGGCTTTTGCGTTTTCAAAAATGCATTTCCGTGGCCGGAAAGTGATTTTCTTTGTACTGCTTTCAGCAATCATGATGCCATTTGCGGCAGTCATGATTCCACAGTATGTTATGTTTACAAACATTGGATGGACAGATACCCTGCTGCCTCTGATTATTCCGGGCTGCCTTGGGAACATCGGCATGATATTTTTCCTGCAGCAGAATGCAGGTGGTGTACCGTCCAGCTTGATTGAGGCCGCAAAGATCGATGGCTGCGGGTATTTTCGCATTTACTGGCAAATGTATCTGCCGTTGATGAAGGGCGCTATTGCCACACAGTTGATTCTGTGGTTTATGGGAATTTGGAACGATTATCTTGCACCAACGATCTTCCTGCAGGATGAGAGCAAATGGACTCTTCAGGTGGTTATTCGTTCGTTCAACTCCTATTATGCGGTGCAAAGCGACTATGCGCTGATTATGGCTGCTTCCGTAATTGCAATGATTCCGACGCTGTTGCTGTTCTTCTTCTTCCAGCGGTACATCATTGAGTCTGTTGCAATTACTGGTATGAAGAGCTGA
- a CDS encoding carbohydrate ABC transporter permease, translated as MTTAARAAEKQPKAPKKKLGKVALKEERTAYLFILLPCVGFLLFTIYPLLFSVAASATDWTGMNDMVFNGFQNYTQLFQDEKFWKSLANTLIYLIGIPIGMILGLLLAMGMNRKIVGVRVLRTMYYIPVISSLVAVSILWAWVYNYDYGLLNNILRMFFHVQGPAWLSSESWVKVAMIIFMVWGGLGNSIVLYLAGLQNIPRVYYEAAEIDGANAWQKFRHITLALISPVTFYILITSLIGGMQVFVQVQVMVSDGGTNYSAATVVFYEYQQAFESGAMGYSCAIAWILALIILVLTLVNFKLQKHWVNTMDE; from the coding sequence ATGACAACTGCTGCGAGGGCTGCAGAAAAGCAGCCCAAGGCTCCCAAAAAGAAACTTGGCAAGGTGGCTTTGAAAGAGGAACGCACAGCCTATCTATTTATCCTTCTACCCTGTGTCGGGTTTCTGCTGTTCACAATTTATCCGCTCCTTTTTTCCGTTGCAGCCAGTGCAACGGACTGGACCGGTATGAATGATATGGTTTTTAACGGCTTTCAAAACTACACGCAGCTTTTTCAAGATGAAAAGTTTTGGAAATCGTTGGCGAATACCTTAATCTACTTAATTGGCATTCCGATCGGAATGATTTTAGGTTTGCTTCTGGCCATGGGTATGAACCGGAAAATTGTTGGTGTGCGTGTGCTGCGCACCATGTACTATATTCCGGTGATTTCCTCATTGGTTGCAGTTTCCATCCTTTGGGCATGGGTATACAACTATGACTACGGCTTGCTTAACAACATTCTGCGTATGTTCTTCCACGTACAGGGGCCGGCTTGGCTGAGCAGTGAAAGCTGGGTCAAAGTGGCCATGATTATTTTCATGGTATGGGGCGGCTTGGGCAACAGCATTGTACTATACCTGGCAGGCTTGCAGAACATTCCACGCGTGTATTACGAAGCGGCTGAAATTGACGGTGCAAATGCTTGGCAAAAGTTCCGCCATATCACACTGGCGCTGATCAGCCCGGTTACTTTCTATATTTTGATTACCAGCCTTATTGGCGGTATGCAGGTCTTCGTACAGGTGCAAGTCATGGTTTCTGACGGCGGCACAAACTACAGTGCGGCTACCGTTGTGTTTTACGAGTATCAGCAGGCATTTGAGAGTGGCGCGATGGGTTACAGCTGCGCAATTGCTTGGATTCTTGCACTCATCATCCTGGTGTTGACACTGGTGAATTTCAAACTGCAGAAACATTGGGTCAACACCATGGATGAATAA